AACATGTTGAAGCTTCATCAGAATGGCTTAAGAAGATATTAGAGCGTAACAGTAAAGAAGGGATAGACATCCTCGGTCCGGTATCAGCGCCATTCAGTAAAATACGCGGAAAGCACCGCTGGCATATCATAATCAAGGGGAAAAATTCAAAAACCCTTAATGGAATCATAAGGAAATCGCTTGATGAACTGAAACGCCAGAGACAGGCATCCCCCGCCAAGGGAGGTGTCCCGGGTATGAATAAGAGTGCACAGGTTGAGGTGGATATAGATCCACTGAGCCTGCTGTGATAAAATCCCCCCTTAATCCCCCTTTTTCAAAGAGGGAAATCAGATTCCCCCCTTTAGAAAAGGGGGGGGAAGGGGGGATTTGAAAGGTTTTTTTAAGTGAATTTCAAAGAAATCCTTATCTTTGTAGCAGGCACAACACCTCAAATAATTACAGAGACTATATATGCCCTGTCTCAGAAGGCCCGAGCTGTACATCTGGATGAAATATTCATCATCACCACATCTACCGGCAAAAAAAGGATTGAAGATACATTGCTGAAAAAGGGCGTGTTGAAGGGTCTTGTAAGAGAGTATAATCTCCCCGATATCAGAATTACCGAAGACTCCTTTATTATTGTCAGGGATGCAGCCGGCAGGGAGATTGATGATATCAGGGATGAAGTGGAAAATGAGATTATGGGTGATCTTATCACGTCATTGATACAGAAGTTGACAGCGGATAATGGTGTCAGGCTTCACTGCTCCCTCGCAGGCGGAAGAAAGACCATGGGCTTTTATCTCGGCGCAGCACTGCAGCTCTTCGGAAGGCCGTGGGATAAGCTCTACCATGTCCTTGTCACCCCTGAGTTTGAGACAAACCCGAACTTTTTCTATAAGCCGAAAAAGAACAGGATGATTGAATGCAGACTGCCTGGAGGAGTCACAAAACGGCTCAATACAAGGGATGCGGAAATTTACCTGACAGACCTTCCATTTATAAGACTCGGAAACCGCATCTCCCTGCAAGGAAAGGGTTTCAGCGACCTTGTCGCCGAAGGACAGAGGGAGATAGACATGGCGGTCATCCAGCCTGATGTCAGCGTTAACCTTTCAAAACGGGAATTACACATAGGAGATATACCCGTCAGAATACCTCCTGTCCAGTTTGTAATATATACAGCCTTTTTGAGACAGAAGCTTAATAATTGCGTAAGACCTGACAAGCAATACTGTCTTGATTGCACTGACTGTTTTTGTCCCACCCTCACCCTCAAAAAGAGTCGTTTAAAAGGCATGTCAGAGGATTACAAAAAACTTTGTGGACACAACCCTGCAAAAGCTGTTGAGTGGCGTGACAAATGGTCAGATGACCCTGCTTTTGACAGTATGATCAGACAGAACATATGCAAGCTCAACGATGCCGTCAGTGACAGCCTTGGAGATTCCAGCATACTGCCGTACTACATAATAACGCCGAAAAAGAGATATGGTGATACGCCGTACGGCATCAGAGTGGATAAGGGGAAGATAAGGATTGAATAGAAGCATATTTCTGGTTATAGTAGGAGTGGTTATACATAATTGACGGGATCGGAAATAAGTGGTGCCGGTTGGCGGGCTGTGGCATGTCACATAAATTATCATTTATATGGGATTACGATATTGATGAAGACAAGTTAAGGGATATCCTGTCAGGGAAGGTCACAACGGGCAAGCTTGATAAGAGATGGGCACTTCTGAGATTATTCGAATATGCCCCATATAAGGAAATCGTGAGATTGTTAGGTTACAGAGAGATCGTTGAGCAATGGCCTGAAGTGCGGAACCGCATCCGTTCTCAGAGCAGGAAAAGAGGATTTGATTTTCTTGTAGAGCGGCTTAAAAATAAATATCCTGAGAAGATAAGATGAACAGAGAATATTATTTTGACAGACTTTACCCCTGTCAGGACAGGGTACTGGAGATAATAGGCAATCTGGAAACAGGATTCTATCTCTCAGGCGGGACTGCCTCATCCCGTGGATACCTGCGCCATCGTTTCTCAGATGACTTGGATTTGTTTGTAAACGATAATGCTGACTTTGGATTATGGTCTGACAGGGTGATAAATGCGCTGTCAGGAGCCGGAAACTGGAAGATGGATATACTGCTGAGGGATGACAGATTTTCCCGTATAGCTTTAGTTGAAGGAGATTTGTTACTCAAGATAGAAATGATAAATGATGTTCCATCACACATCGGGGAAATAAGGAAACATGAAATACTGGGTATGCTGGATAGCCCTGAGAATATCCTTGCCAACAAAGTAACAGCAATTATTGACCGTCAGGAGCCGAAAGACATGGCTGACATCTGGGGTTTCTGCTGCAAGATGGGACTTTCCCTGTCTTCAGCCATCTCTGATGCCCATAGTAAGGCAGCAGGGATATTTCCTGCCGATATCGCACGCGTTCTATGTTCCGTCACCAAAGCAGACTGGGAAGCAGTACGCTGGATAGAACCACCGCCTTTAGAAACATATTTAAAAGATTTACAGAAACTTGGAGATAGTTTGATTATCCTGGATTGTTAAAAGACCTGGAGGCCTTTTTATATGATACTTGAACCAAAAGACAAAATAACATTAAGCAATATAAGAATGGATAAGGCACATGAATTTTTTGCAGAGGCAAGGGCAAACCTTGAAAAAGATAGAATTAAAACAGCCGTAAACAGGAGTTATTATTCTGCATTCAATGCCGTGAGAGCACTCTTAATCCTTGAGGGCATAAACCATGAGAGTCACGATGGGGCGGTAACTATGCTTAGCCTCAGATTTGTTAAACCAGGCCTCTTGCCCGTTTATATTATCAAGAAATTCAAGGTGCTCCTTTCACAGAGGACTGATGTAGACTATGGAGATTTTGAAACAGTTGATGCTGCAGATTCGGCAGATGCCGTGAAAACCGCCGGAGACATCATCGAGACTATAGATAATTTGCGCGTTAGCTTGATTAAAGACATTTCAAAGCCGTCTACTCCATAAAGAAACATTTCGGAAACATTTTTTCTGTTGCAATTAAAATCAAAACAAGATAAGTTCCTAACTACAAACTGTTTGTCTACGGACTTGTTCCGGCGCAATCAGCCGAAATAGCGTTTGCAAATTTTCCCCTTTCTACCCTCTCCCATTTCGGGAGAGGGACAGGGTGAGGGGGCACACGGTAACAGCAATCGGCAGGGTTGGCACCGCAAGCCAAAACCCCCGAAACTCGGAGAGACCTAATGGATCAGAGAGAATACCAAACCGTAGTGCTGGCGGCGTTGTTGCATGACATCGGCAAATTTATGAACAGGGGGGAGAATGTAAGGCGTAAACATCCTCTCTTTTCTTCGGATTATGTTTCAGATGAGAAGTTTAAGAATCTGGTTAAGGAAGAATGGGTAGATCTCGGATTATTGAAAACCCTCGTGCAGCGGCACCATGAATATTCCATGATGCCGGAAGATTTATTAGTTCAAGAAATTACTGATGCTCATACAAGGGCGCTGGCATATATAGTCAGCCGCGCTGATACCTATTCATCCGGAGAGAGAATTGAGGAAGAGCCCTCTGAGCTGAATTTCAAAGAGTCACGGTTAATGTCTATTTTGACAAAAGTTGACATCGGGAAGGGTAAACCCACACCGCTCTATTATAACTTAGGAAGAATCTCTCCAAGTTCTGTATTTCCAGTAGAATTTGGAGATCTCGCTCAATTGACCCATCACTATGACAGGCTTCTTAAAGACTTTGGGATGGCCTTTCTCAATTTCAAACCCGGGAGTTTTGACGCCTTGTTTAACGGTTATCTGTCCCTCTTTGAAGAATTTTTATGGTGTGTTCCAAGTGATACAAGAGATCAATATAACGATATATCCCTCTATGATCATCTTTCTACTACTTCTGCGATTACAGCGTGCCTTTATCAATATCACAAGGATAATTTTGATGAACGCTCTATTAAGGATGACGGTGTCGAGAAATTCATGCTTGTTGGTGGAGACATCTCAGGCATTCAGAAATTTATTTTTGAAATAGGTTCTACAAATCCTAAAAAGTTGAGCAAGATTCTCAGAGGAAGATCCTTTTACCTTTCCCTGTTATCAGAAGTGGCTTCGTTAAAGATTTTGCGGGGGTTACAATTACCAATAAGTTGCAGGATTATGAATGCAGGAGGAAGGTTTGTTTTACTTGTTCCTAATACACCGGCGGTAAAGAAAACGATTATTAAACTTCAAAATGAAATAGAAGGCTGGTTTTATAATCAGTTTTTGGGTAAGCTTGCACTCAATCTTGCTATGGATATTACCCTCTCACGGAAAGGTTTTTCCTCAGAGGTATTTTCAAAGAAACAAAAGGACCTTGCTTATAATCTGGAGTGTTCTAAGAAAAAGAGATTCAGTAATATATTAATGGGTAATCAGGCATTAATGTATGGGGCTATGCGGGAGGCCTACGAGACCATGCAGCAAGGAGATAAAGTTTGTGATTTTTGCAAAATATATCCAAAGGTCAATGAGGAAGAACATTGCCAGACCTGCCTGGATTCTATAGAAATAGGGAAATCCATTGTCTCAAAACCTTTCATACATTTTTATGAAGGTGAGAGAAGTGGAGGAATTCATGTCATGGGATATACCCTTGCGTTTAAAAGCGAGGGTGATGACTGGGTGATGCTGGAGAAGATAGGTAATGATGATAGAGGAGAGAATACAGGGTATATAAAACGATACATTTCAAACTACATCCCTAAAAGGGGTGATGATGATATAGACCTCAATGAGGAAAAGCCAAAAGAAGGTGATACCCTATGCAGGTTCTGCGGGAGTCTCTGTAAATTAGAAGGAGATCGCCAACAAGGGGTTCCACCAAGAGAAGAACTGGTCTTCCGGCATCTAACCTTTCAGTGTATTGCTGCATCCTCAAGGAGGGCAAATAACGGAAAAGGGGTTGACCATCTTGCAGTCATAAAGGCAGACGTGGATGATCTTGGTTATATCTTCAGTAAAGGATTGGGGGTTGACATGTCCATTTCAAGATATGCCAGCCTATCGAGGATGCTCAACTACTTCTTTACAGGATGGTTGACGGAAAAGATCGAGAAAAATTATCCAATGGCCTATGCCGTTTATGCCGGTGGTGATGACCTACTGCTCATTGCGCCATGGCAAGATGCACTAAGTCTTGGTTCTGATATTGCTGCAAAATTCAGGGAATATGCAGGGAAGAATCCCAATATAACAATCTCGATGGGGATAAATCTTATGCGGCCTAACAGTCCTGTTGGCCTG
The nucleotide sequence above comes from Nitrospirota bacterium. Encoded proteins:
- the cas10 gene encoding type III-A CRISPR-associated protein Cas10/Csm1, whose amino-acid sequence is MDQREYQTVVLAALLHDIGKFMNRGENVRRKHPLFSSDYVSDEKFKNLVKEEWVDLGLLKTLVQRHHEYSMMPEDLLVQEITDAHTRALAYIVSRADTYSSGERIEEEPSELNFKESRLMSILTKVDIGKGKPTPLYYNLGRISPSSVFPVEFGDLAQLTHHYDRLLKDFGMAFLNFKPGSFDALFNGYLSLFEEFLWCVPSDTRDQYNDISLYDHLSTTSAITACLYQYHKDNFDERSIKDDGVEKFMLVGGDISGIQKFIFEIGSTNPKKLSKILRGRSFYLSLLSEVASLKILRGLQLPISCRIMNAGGRFVLLVPNTPAVKKTIIKLQNEIEGWFYNQFLGKLALNLAMDITLSRKGFSSEVFSKKQKDLAYNLECSKKKRFSNILMGNQALMYGAMREAYETMQQGDKVCDFCKIYPKVNEEEHCQTCLDSIEIGKSIVSKPFIHFYEGERSGGIHVMGYTLAFKSEGDDWVMLEKIGNDDRGENTGYIKRYISNYIPKRGDDDIDLNEEKPKEGDTLCRFCGSLCKLEGDRQQGVPPREELVFRHLTFQCIAASSRRANNGKGVDHLAVIKADVDDLGYIFSKGLGVDMSISRYASLSRMLNYFFTGWLTEKIEKNYPMAYAVYAGGDDLLLIAPWQDALSLGSDIAAKFREYAGKNPNITISMGINLMRPNSPVGLATEGAEDNLKKSKEAGQSVGDQGKDRLTVFDTTIKWSEFNELKRFMALLDRAFNELDSRVNASFLYRLLKYQDMYRSSHEDRFIEGLKFHSAMTRDIRRNIERRDNTGRVINQEIIDILRPLHEVGTGFNSRLMSKLKFPVFWTLYKNRGGGR
- a CDS encoding nucleotidyl transferase AbiEii/AbiGii toxin family protein, with amino-acid sequence MNREYYFDRLYPCQDRVLEIIGNLETGFYLSGGTASSRGYLRHRFSDDLDLFVNDNADFGLWSDRVINALSGAGNWKMDILLRDDRFSRIALVEGDLLLKIEMINDVPSHIGEIRKHEILGMLDSPENILANKVTAIIDRQEPKDMADIWGFCCKMGLSLSSAISDAHSKAAGIFPADIARVLCSVTKADWEAVRWIEPPPLETYLKDLQKLGDSLIILDC
- a CDS encoding HEPN domain-containing protein, whose translation is MILEPKDKITLSNIRMDKAHEFFAEARANLEKDRIKTAVNRSYYSAFNAVRALLILEGINHESHDGAVTMLSLRFVKPGLLPVYIIKKFKVLLSQRTDVDYGDFETVDAADSADAVKTAGDIIETIDNLRVSLIKDISKPSTP
- a CDS encoding TIGR02584 family CRISPR-associated protein, which translates into the protein MNFKEILIFVAGTTPQIITETIYALSQKARAVHLDEIFIITTSTGKKRIEDTLLKKGVLKGLVREYNLPDIRITEDSFIIVRDAAGREIDDIRDEVENEIMGDLITSLIQKLTADNGVRLHCSLAGGRKTMGFYLGAALQLFGRPWDKLYHVLVTPEFETNPNFFYKPKKNRMIECRLPGGVTKRLNTRDAEIYLTDLPFIRLGNRISLQGKGFSDLVAEGQREIDMAVIQPDVSVNLSKRELHIGDIPVRIPPVQFVIYTAFLRQKLNNCVRPDKQYCLDCTDCFCPTLTLKKSRLKGMSEDYKKLCGHNPAKAVEWRDKWSDDPAFDSMIRQNICKLNDAVSDSLGDSSILPYYIITPKKRYGDTPYGIRVDKGKIRIE